A section of the Oreochromis aureus strain Israel breed Guangdong linkage group 22, ZZ_aureus, whole genome shotgun sequence genome encodes:
- the LOC116320887 gene encoding major histocompatibility complex class I-related gene protein-like isoform X2 encodes MAVFLLLLFCSVSSAVKHSLEYLITASSGVPNIPEFMGAMMLDGVQIGYCDSITKRVEPRQDWLKEMLENDTELLEMYTRQCFVIQPNTFGNHISSLKEQFQQSEGVHILQMREGCEWDEKTGEETGFLQYSYNGEDFVEIDLKTLTWIALKPEAAITKQKWDADSVRTNVNKNLFTNIYPKWIKKVLSYGKGSQQRTVFSSVSLLQKSSSSPVSCHATGFCPNRGLMFWRKDGKEIHEETLPDMMIPVIAIVAATVVVFILVAAVGFVVNKKKKGGQDAGAYSMSHNTARGSTEQTSLSQS; translated from the exons ATGGCTGTATTTTTATTGCTTCTATTTTGTTCTGTATCATCTGCAG TGAAACACTCACTGGAGTATCTCATCACTGCATCATCTGGAGTCCCAAACATCCCAGAGTTTATGGGTGCTATGATGCTTGATGGCGTTCAGATAGGTTACTGTGACAGCATCACCAAGAGAGTGGAACCAAGACAGGACTGGTTGAAGGAGATGTTAGAAAATGACACTGAGCTGTTGGAGATGTACACTCGACAGTGCTTTGTGATTCAACCAAATACCTTTGGAAATCATATTTCAAGTTTGAAGGAGCAGTTCCAACAGAGTGAAG GTGTTCACATTTTACAGATGAGAGAAGGTTGTGAATGGGATGAAAAAACTGGAGAGGAGACTGGATTTTTGCAGTACAGTTACAACGGAGAAGACTTTGTTGAGATTGATCTGAAGACACTGACATGGATCGCACTGAAACCAGAAGCTGCCATTACTAAACAGAAATGGGATGCTGACAGTGTTAGAACAAATGTCAACAAAAACCTTTTCACTAACATTTATCCAAAGTGGATAAAGAAGGTTTTGTCCTATGGAAAAGGCTCCCAGCAGAGAACAG TTTTTTCCTCAGTGTCTCTGCTCCAGAAGTCGTCCTCCTCTCCAGTCAGCTGCCACGCTACAGGTTTCTGTCCTAACAGAGGTCTGATGTTCTGGAGGAAAGATGGAAAGGAGATCCATGAAG AGACGCTCCCTGACATGATGATCCCCGTCATTGCCATTGTAGCTGCTACAGTGGTTGTTTTCATCCTCGTGGCTGCTGTTGGATTTGTTgttaacaaaaagaagaaag GGGGACAGGACGCTGGAGCCTATTCCATGAGTCATAATACTGCAAGAGGAAGTACTGAACagaccagtctgtcacagagctaa
- the LOC116320887 gene encoding major histocompatibility complex class I-related gene protein-like isoform X1, with protein MAVFLLLLFCSVSSAVKHSLEYLITASSGVPNIPEFMGAMMLDGVQIGYCDSITKRVEPRQDWLKEMLENDTELLEMYTRQCFVIQPNTFGNHISSLKEQFQQSEGVHILQMREGCEWDEKTGEETGFLQYSYNGEDFVEIDLKTLTWIALKPEAAITKQKWDADSVRTNVNKNLFTNIYPKWIKKVLSYGKGSQQRTVFSSVSLLQKSSSSPVSCHATGFCPNRGLMFWRKDGKEIHEGVNPGEILPNNDGTFQISVDLNVSSVKPEDWRRYDCVFQFSDVEDIIVTKLDKPVIRTNRGKNKISNDQETLPDMMIPVIAIVAATVVVFILVAAVGFVVNKKKKGGQDAGAYSMSHNTARGSTEQTSLSQS; from the exons ATGGCTGTATTTTTATTGCTTCTATTTTGTTCTGTATCATCTGCAG TGAAACACTCACTGGAGTATCTCATCACTGCATCATCTGGAGTCCCAAACATCCCAGAGTTTATGGGTGCTATGATGCTTGATGGCGTTCAGATAGGTTACTGTGACAGCATCACCAAGAGAGTGGAACCAAGACAGGACTGGTTGAAGGAGATGTTAGAAAATGACACTGAGCTGTTGGAGATGTACACTCGACAGTGCTTTGTGATTCAACCAAATACCTTTGGAAATCATATTTCAAGTTTGAAGGAGCAGTTCCAACAGAGTGAAG GTGTTCACATTTTACAGATGAGAGAAGGTTGTGAATGGGATGAAAAAACTGGAGAGGAGACTGGATTTTTGCAGTACAGTTACAACGGAGAAGACTTTGTTGAGATTGATCTGAAGACACTGACATGGATCGCACTGAAACCAGAAGCTGCCATTACTAAACAGAAATGGGATGCTGACAGTGTTAGAACAAATGTCAACAAAAACCTTTTCACTAACATTTATCCAAAGTGGATAAAGAAGGTTTTGTCCTATGGAAAAGGCTCCCAGCAGAGAACAG TTTTTTCCTCAGTGTCTCTGCTCCAGAAGTCGTCCTCCTCTCCAGTCAGCTGCCACGCTACAGGTTTCTGTCCTAACAGAGGTCTGATGTTCTGGAGGAAAGATGGAAAGGAGATCCATGAAGGTGTGAATCCTGGAGAGATCCTCCCCAATAATGATGGGACCTTCCAGATAAGTGTTGATCTGAATGTTTCATCAGTCAAACCTGAAGACTGGAGAAGATatgactgtgtgtttcagttctCCGATGTTGAGGACATCATTGTCACCAAACTGGATAAACCCGTGATTAGAACCAACAGGggtaaaaacaaaatcagtaaTGATCAAG AGACGCTCCCTGACATGATGATCCCCGTCATTGCCATTGTAGCTGCTACAGTGGTTGTTTTCATCCTCGTGGCTGCTGTTGGATTTGTTgttaacaaaaagaagaaag GGGGACAGGACGCTGGAGCCTATTCCATGAGTCATAATACTGCAAGAGGAAGTACTGAACagaccagtctgtcacagagctaa